Proteins from a genomic interval of Hippocampus zosterae strain Florida chromosome 14, ASM2543408v3, whole genome shotgun sequence:
- the atxn3 gene encoding ataxin-3 isoform X1, which produces MDAIFHEKQEGSLCAQHCLNNLLQGEYFTPVDLSSIAHQLDEEERMRMAEGGMGSDEYQTFLQQPSGNMDDSGFFSIQVISNALRVWGLELILFNSREYQSLMIDPINENAFICNYKEHWFTIRKLGQQWFNLNSLLTGPELISDTYLALFLAQLQQEGYSIFVVQGNLPDCEADQILGIMKVQQQQRPKLIGEAQAQTSAGRSSILGQTETSFGVQSDVVDEDEELNRVLALSRQDIDVDDEEADLRRAIQLSMQGAALTNTSSDSGSGHVRVDGEAAGQLRMHNEALTADELRKRRQAYFDRQQQPLQSTIPQQANTTSIENRCTEVDQQQKPSL; this is translated from the exons ATGGATGCCATATTTCACGAGAAA CAAGAGGGCTCCCTCTGTGCCCAGCACTGTCTTAACAACCTGCTGCAGGGTGAGTATTTCACCCCCGTGGATCTCTCCTCTATTGCGCATCAGTTGGATGAAGaggagaggatgaggatggcagagggaggaatgggcagcgacGAGTACCAAACCTTTTTACAG CAACCATCTGGTAACATGGATGACAGCGGGTTCTTTTCAATACAA GTCATTAGCAATGCTCTCAGGGTTTGGGGACTGGAGCTTATCCTTTTCAACAGCCGGGAGTACCAGAGCCTGATGATAGATCCAAT aaatgaAAATGCCTTCATATGCAATTACAAGGAGCACTGGTTTACCATTCGCAAACTTGGACAACAG TGGTTTAACTTGAATTCACTTTTGACTGGACCAGAGTTGATCTCAGACACATATTTAGCCCTTTTTCTTGCACAGTTACAACAAGAAG GTTATTCCATATTTGTGGTCCAAGGAAATCTCCCAGACTGTGAAGCAGACCAGATTCTTGGCATCATGAAAGTGCAACAACAGCAGCGGCCAAAACTTATTGGCGAGGCCCAAGCTCAGACGAGTGCAGG CAGGTCATCAATATTGGGTCAGACGGAGACGAGCTTTGGTGTGCAGAGTGACGTTGTGGATGAAGATGAAGAGTTGAACAGGGTTCTCGCGCTCAGCAGACAAGACATTGACGTAGATGATGAGGAGGCGGATCTGCGCAGGGCCATTCAGCTTAGCATGCAAG GAGCTGCGTTGACCAACACTTCTTCAGATTCTGGTAGTGGACATGTGAGAGTGGACGGCGAGGCTGCAGGACAACTAAGAATGCACAATGAGGCACTTACAGCAGATGAGCTGAGGAAGAGGCGGCAAGCCTACTTTGACCG